The Leptodactylus fuscus isolate aLepFus1 chromosome 3, aLepFus1.hap2, whole genome shotgun sequence genome has a segment encoding these proteins:
- the KBTBD11 gene encoding kelch repeat and BTB domain-containing protein 11: MDTSLSIAPYPSDLKVNDASKGATSKRTCEYSGSPGDGLEASGNSGRLAHNIEKDSVPHTNGGYRLHSDTVVQPMHSLEISRQVTYNDAEDISVSEPLSEGSVALSGSQWDMNNVSELEEDSEERSLSESVSLSEYLHAHARPPNEAKFGGSGNAEPQGEPDLVIEVTGGQRIKAHKSILAEKSDYFRARSSRDILKIKGVSYQTLQLLVDYIYSSKLEVKQENVVEVISGAKFLQIPCAVQCAMDSMRSQISLKNCYQVLYIAKKQRLNELKEAAYKFMSDHFLQVLRDPNVYGRLTGAERDLILQRRMDGKQCLVVAEINDAFERMTSSSRPQSRESSRPQSPSSIVSIEDDGTAYQVHCFTESARGWRSLTKIPDEANTKGCGVCVLYNYLFIAGGIKGSGEKAKLSDQVFCYNPLTDTWDKVRPLSQPRSQLKLLALDGYLYAIGGECLFTVEKYDPRLDRWSSVASLPKGAFAVAHEATTCNGEIYVSGGTLFYRLLKYDPKRNEWQECPYNNSRRRSAGMVSHKGCIYRFDVSREHGLSVFTYNSMARHWSEGVNLRPGQGPPPPSLPFRCTVMGGNIYCLNRGVTLRVPLPPEGTGGEMASCELELLPSPEEAKGVLFPFVLSLPENKS, translated from the coding sequence ATGGATACCTCATTGTCTATTGCTCCTTACCCCAGTGATTTGAAAGTAAATGATGCAAGCAAAGGGGCCACGTCAAAGAGGACATGTGAGTACAGTGGGTCCCCTGGAGATGGGTTGGAGGCAAGTGGAAACTCTGGAAGGCTTGCACACAACATTGAAAAAGACAGCGTACCCCACACTAATGGTGGCTACCGTCTTCATTCCGATACTGTTGTACAGCCTATGCATAGTCTAGAAATTTCTAGGCAAGTAACTTATAATGATGCTGAGGACATATCAGTTTCTGAACCACTGAGCGAAGGTAGTGTGGCGTTGAGTGGAAGTCAGTGGGATATGAACAATGTATCAGAATTGGAGGAGGATAGTGAGGAACGAAGTTTATCTGAATCTGTGTCGCTCAGTGAATACCTGCATGCTCATGCAAGACCACCCAATGAAGCGAAGTTTGGTGGATCTGGTAACGCTGAACCCCAAGGTGAACCAGACCTGGTGATTGAAGTGACTGGGGGGCAAAGGATTAAAGCACATAAGTCCATTTTAGCTGAGAAGAGTGATTATTTCAGGGCCCGATCATCAAGAGACATTCTTAAAATTAAAGGAGTAAGTTACCAGACTCTACAGTTGCTTGTGGATTATATTTACAGCTCCAAACTGGAAGTGAAACAGGAAAATGTGGTGGAAGTTATCAGCGGGGCAAAGTTTCTACAGATCccttgtgctgtacagtgtgcCATGGATAGTATGAGGTCCCAGATATCACTCAAGAACTGCTATCAGGTACTCTATATTGCTAAAAAGCAAAGACTGAATGAGCTCAAGGAAGCCGCTTACAAATTTATGAGTGACCATTTTCTACAGGTTCTTAGAGACCCAAATGTCTATGGCAGACTGACAGGTGCAGAGAGAGACTTGATTTTGCAACGTAGAATGGACGGCAAACAGTGTTTGGTGGTGGCAGAAATTAATGATGCTTTTGAACGAATGACTAGTAGTAGTCGTCCTCAAAGCCGAGAGAGCAGTAGACCCCAGAGTCCATCATCAATTGTGTCCATTGAAGATGATGGGACTGCTTACCAGGTACATTGCTTCACTGAATCTGCTAGGGGATGGCGGTCTTTGACAAAGATTCCAGATGAAGCAAATACTAAAGGTTGTGGAGTCTGTGTTCTATATAACTATTTGTTCATTGCTGGTGGTATTAAAGGGAGTGGTGAAAAAGCAAAACTTTCTGACCAGGTATTTTGCTACAACCCCTTGACTGATACCTGGGATAAGGTCCGACCACTCTCCCAGCCACGGTCACAGTTGAAATTACTAGCTCTTGATGGATATTTATATGCTATTGGTGGGGAGTGTCTCTTCACAGTAGAAAAATATGATCCTCGCCTGGACCGTTGGAGCTCAGTAGCTTCATTGCCTAAGGGTGCATTTGCTGTGGCCCATGAAGCTACAACATGCAATGGTGAGATATATGTATCCGGAGGAACTCTTTTTTACCGACTACTCAAATATGATCCAAAACGCAATGAATGGCAAGAATGCCCCTACAACAACAGCCGCCGACGCTCTGCTGGGATGGTATCCCACAAAGGCTGCATCTATCGATTTGATGTCAGTCGTGAGCATGGCCTTAGTGTTTTCACCTACAATTCAATGGCTAGGCACTGGAGTGAGGGAGTCAACCTACGTCCTGGCCAAGGACCACCACCGCCCAGTCTGCCATTTCGCTGCACAGTCATGGGAGGCAACATCTATTGCTTGAACAGAGGTGTAACACTGAGAGTGCCACTACCACCAGAAGGAACTGGAGGAGAAATGGCTAGCTGTGAGCTGGAGCTTCTTCCATCACCAGAAGAAGCAAAAGGAGTCCTATTTCCATTTGTTCTCTCTTTGCCTGAGAATAAGTCATAA